The DNA segment CCGTCGCCGTCCCAGCCGATCCGCTCGACGGCGCCGCTGGCGTAGACGATGGCGTCGCCGCAGCGAAATTCCCGCGAATAGGTCGGTTGAATCGCCACATCGGCGGCCAGTGCCGCGATCCCATCCAGGGTATCTGTCAGGTAGGCTTTGTCAACCAAAAAGCGTTTCCGGTTGACCGGGATGATCTTCCGGAAGTATCCCGTCGACTGCCAGAGATCGACGCTTGCCTCGTTGCAGGCCAAGAGGTATTCGTGCCGGTCCGGCGAGTACAAGGCCAGGTACCCCCGGATGGAATCAAGCCAAAGGATCGAATCCCCGATGGCGTCGACGCGAACGAAGAGGATCCTTTTTTTCTGCTCTCCCTTGCCGCCGTTGCCGCCTTCGACGCGCTCACCGCCTACGGCGATCCTTTCCACGACGCTTCCGGAAACCCCTTCGGCTTCCCCAGTCGCTTCAGTCACTTCCCTTTTTTGCAGGCAGGCGCGAGCGTGGCGCTCTTCGATCAGCGCCTGGAAGAGGTGAAGGGCGACCTGCTCCCCGCGAAAAAAGTGGATATGTTCCGTAAAGCCCATCGAACACAACTGGGCGCTGATCTCATCATAGTACGAACTGGCCACGAGCACGGCCAGTTCGTCACGCTCCTCTTCCAGCAGCTTTGCCGGCGGCTGGACCGGGCATCCGTCGATCCGTTGCCCCCATTGGGCCGCGGCGTTATCGACATAGTAGGCGATCGCAGACGGCAACAAAGGGACCAGCCGCCGGCTGGCGTCGCCTGTGCCGAATATCACCAGTTTTTTATCCCACAGCGGCGACCGTTCTCTGAAACGGTTCATTCCGAAGCCCTTTTCTTCCTCAACACCATCTCAAAGTTATAGATGTGGCTGGGATAGCGCTCATGGATGATTTCCACATCGTCACGGCCGTCGAGGATGTCTTTGAGGTAGTCCGGGCCAAAGTGCTCATGGATATGATAGGGGTTGGACGCCTCTCCCCGCTCGCGGCAATACTGGCGATACAGCGGTTCATCGGGCAAAAAGAGGATCAGGTGGCCGCCCGGTTTGAGCACCCGCAGCCACTCGTCGAGCACCTGGGCGGTATCGCGAAAATCCTCGAGCACATGGGACGAGTAGATATAATCGAGGGATTCATCGGCAAACCAGCAGAGATGGTTGGCATCGCCGTGCAGGTGTTGCGGGTAGTAGTTGTAGCTCACATAGCGCTTGGGCATGTCCATGCAGATGGCGCTGTCGACGATCGGATCGCCGCCAAAGCCGATGTCCAGCCCGTTGCCGACACAGAAGCGGCGCAGGTCATCGCGCACCTTCGAAGTCTCGGAACAGGTGTAGCATTCGGAAAAGACGGCCAAGCCGTCATAAAAGTGGATGTTCTCCCGGAGACCCATCTCTGTCAGCTGCTGTGAGATGGCGTCGTAATATGTACTGGCGATGAAGACGACTTCATCGCTCTTTGCTTCCGTGAGGCGGCTCGGGGGAAACACAGGCTTGTCCAAAAAGGTCGTCCCCCACTTCGCCTGGTTGTTATCGACGTAGCCGATCACCATCGCGCCTATCGGGGCCACCGCCTCGGTAAACCGTTGCCCGCCCGAACCGGTCCCAAAGACCAGGATCTTCTTTTCCTTGATCCAGGCGGCGACCTTGAGGGCCGTTCGCAACTCATGGGAAGAAAGCATGGGGCATTTCTCCTTTGTCTACATCCCTATGGCCTTATGAGATCAATGACTATAATGAAAAACAGTAAAGTCCGTGCCGTGGCGCAATCCCAAACTCGTCAACTGGGCCGCGATCTCTTTCGCCCACCCGGAGGCGATCACGACATACATGTTTTCGTCAATTTCGCCAGGATCTCCTATCTTCACACCGAACAATTCTTCTCCCCAGCGGCCGGGATTGTTGTCATAGAGCCTCTGAACGCTCATACTCGCGTCCTGCAGCAACCCGATGACGATCTGACCATAGGCGCCTGAGCCAAATACGGCAAGAGGACGGGAGCCGCTGTGTTTCCTGACCAACTCGATCGAGCGGGCATGGGCTTGATGCTCCAGCGGTTCGTTGTTGGCAAGGTTGGGGATCGGCGGCGCAACCAGGTCCTGTATATTCCGAATCTCGCCGGCCCATTCACCATTCACATAATCTTCATAGTCCTGAATCGCTTTCCTCTGATCATAGGGCGGCAAAAGCAGTTCTGAGCGTTGATTGCAGTGCCGGCAAGCGATGATCACCGTCTTACCGACCCGCGGAACGGGGTTGAAGATGATGTTGTGATATT comes from the Heliomicrobium gestii genome and includes:
- a CDS encoding glycosyltransferase family 9 protein; this translates as MNRFRERSPLWDKKLVIFGTGDASRRLVPLLPSAIAYYVDNAAAQWGQRIDGCPVQPPAKLLEEERDELAVLVASSYYDEISAQLCSMGFTEHIHFFRGEQVALHLFQALIEERHARACLQKREVTEATGEAEGVSGSVVERIAVGGERVEGGNGGKGEQKKRILFVRVDAIGDSILWLDSIRGYLALYSPDRHEYLLACNEASVDLWQSTGYFRKIIPVNRKRFLVDKAYLTDTLDGIAALAADVAIQPTYSREFRCGDAIVYASGAVERIGWDGDGANLTAEERRISDHWYTRLIAATEPALMELERNAAFVRALGLPEHQAAIPKWPLPLETVEGRPYFIIFPGAGNRRRCWPIDRFAAIARRLHEESGWDCCLCGGPGEEELGHAFLDQAGGGMAVTNLIGKLSLSELANWIHGAKLVISNETSAVHMAAAVATTSLCLLGGGHFGRFVPYTAPGEHPPISVYHRMDCFDCNWTCRFALKGDQPWPCIEGISEADLWQRIAALLP
- a CDS encoding class I SAM-dependent methyltransferase, which encodes MLSSHELRTALKVAAWIKEKKILVFGTGSGGQRFTEAVAPIGAMVIGYVDNNQAKWGTTFLDKPVFPPSRLTEAKSDEVVFIASTYYDAISQQLTEMGLRENIHFYDGLAVFSECYTCSETSKVRDDLRRFCVGNGLDIGFGGDPIVDSAICMDMPKRYVSYNYYPQHLHGDANHLCWFADESLDYIYSSHVLEDFRDTAQVLDEWLRVLKPGGHLILFLPDEPLYRQYCRERGEASNPYHIHEHFGPDYLKDILDGRDDVEIIHERYPSHIYNFEMVLRKKRASE